Sequence from the Rutidosis leptorrhynchoides isolate AG116_Rl617_1_P2 chromosome 3, CSIRO_AGI_Rlap_v1, whole genome shotgun sequence genome:
ATGAAGGCACTGTGTTCATAATTTGGTAGACATAGAATGGAGTTCTTCGTGACAAATAACAATAAAAAGAACTTTCTCTCCTCTCGAATGGCCTTTGCGAGCCTCGTACATAAATATTAAGTGAAAACAAAATGGCCCAAAAGGTAGTTGGGCTAAACGACCCAGAAAATAGTTGGTATAAATGGCCCAAAACGAATTGAACTAAAAATCCCAAAGTTAAGTCAGACCAAATAGCCCAAATATTTTTTTACTAGCAAGGACAAAGTAGTCCAAAaccggatgatgatgatgatgatgatgatgatgatgatgattcccaTGCATATATACATACATGACAGATGAGATGTGATATGATATGAAGAAGTGGATTTGACTTCCTTTGAGAAGagagagaataaaaaggtaaagaatggAATGAAGAAGAAATATGAATTGGATACAATTCTACTTTGACGTCCGCAACTAAAAAAAAcccacacactctctctctctctctctctctcctccccCTCTtcactttctctctctaaatttacAGCCAAGAACAACACACAAACACCAAAATTTCATCTCAAATCTTCTTTCTTCAACTCACCTCTCACTCAACATACCTTCAATTTATCTTTTCAAACCCTAATTTATCTTATTTCTATACATACACACTGTATTTGTGTTAGATACAAATATGAACTGCTGAGCTACTTGCATCACCATTCGTCGCTTAAATTTGGTCCGTTTTTAGATTCTTTGTTACTGTGTACTCCGTTTAAGTACTATTCTATCTTTTGTTTATCATTATTCTATTTATtctctattaattattaattattatttatttattattgtatAAAAGGTAAATAAACTGttttttgttttccttttttttATAACATCGTAACCCTAGCTGAACTACACTGAATCTAGTTATTTAGGTTAACTTTTTCTAGATTTTTGTTTCCGTATCTGTTAGATTATTAGTTGTAAGCTAGTTAGGGTGTTAAAACTGGAGTGTATATTTATAGTCAAGATTCAGCTTATTTTTTACTTATTTATTTGATGTTATTATCATTGCAGGTAACAAGAGATGATAGTTTTGTTTAGTAGGTAATGGAATTAGGTCAATTTGTGTGGTTAAATGCTCAATATGTTTCGATCAATGAGTTAATTTGCAGAATTCAATGAGAGAAGATTGGTACTTTTCGACACTAGCATGTTCAAGGCCTAAACAAATTTTAGGTTTTTACGCCGTTTTTGGGAACGCTCGACAGTATAAGTTTGTGTTTTAATCCATTAGCCAGTGGCTCATGTTGTGTTAGGTTTGATTTGTTAGTTACAAGAAAAGTTGTGAACTTTTTTCGTATTGTTCCGGGAAGATGGTACCTCCGGGTCAACCCACTCCACTTGCTGGTGCGCAGTCTATTCCATCTTCCATGTTGCGGTCAAATTCAAGTTTATTGAATGGTCAAGGGCCTTCACAGTCTGGTTTTTCTTCCCTTGTTTCACCAAGAAATCAGTTCAATAATATGAACATGCTAGGAAATGTGCCAAGTGTATCTTCTCTTCTTAATCAGCCGTCTTACGGTAATGGGAATTCATTAAGGGGAATGATTGATAACGGGGCTGATAGTGATCCGTTATCCAACATAGGAAACGGAATGGGTTTTAATTCCCCTTCCTCATCATCACTTGGTCAATCAAATATGGTAAACACAAATGTAACTGGTCAATTGCCAGGTCAACATTTTTCTAATGCATTTGCCAACCACCAGATCTTGCCAGATCAGCAGCAGGGTCAGCAACGGGAATCTCCAAATTTGAGACAGAGTCAACAACAATATTCTGTACCTAACAATAACCATCAACAGCAGCAGCAATATCAAACAAATCAAGGTGGTGTTGGACAAGTGAAAATGGAGCCACAGGTTTCAAATGATCAGCATGGGCAAAATTCACAACAGATGCAAGCGTTACGAAATCTTGGTCAGGTCAAAATGGAATCGCAACAGGTTCAGACCATGAGAAATGTAAAAATGGAGCCGCAACACTCTGACCAGTCATTGTTTCTGCATCAACAACAGCAAcatcaacaacagcagcagcagcagcaacaacaacagttGCTACACATGTCTAGACAATCTCCACAGACTTCTGCTCAACAAATGAATCTTTTGAACCAACAAAGATTCTTGCAGTTACAACatcaacagcaacaacaactatTAAAGAGTATTCCTCAGCAACGTTCGTCACTTCAACCACAGTTTCAGCAACAAAATATACCAATGAGATCACCAGCTAAACCTGTGTATGAACCGGGAATGTGTGCAAGACGGTTGACTCATTATATGTATCAACAACAACATAGGCCTGAAGTAAGAGCGTTTGCACTATCTATGACTGCTTGAGTAGCCCTATAAGATATGTTGTgtggtgtttatatatattttgattCTTTTGCAGGACAACAACATTGAGTTTTGGAGAAAATTTGTAGCCGAGTATTTTGCTCCTAATGCTAGGAAGAAATGGTGTGTTTCTTTGTATGGTAATGGCCGTCATACAACTGGAGTTTTTCCTCAGGTGAGTTAACTGGGTAGTGGGCAGTGTTGATCTAATTTTTACTGTCTTCAATTTTTTAGTACGTGTATCTTTATTTCCATAAATTTTATGAACAATGGTAGAGTAATAACTTTTTAGCAGTTTGAATTATATGAAAATGGCTCCGTTGTTGATTATTTGGGAAACTCATTTATAATTATGCAGGATGTATGGCACTGTGAAATATGCAATAAGAAGCCAGGCCGTGGTTTTGGTAAGTATTTTTCAGTATTCCTGAATATTTGAACCATGATATCTGCTTCATATATCGGATTATTATTTGTGCATTTGTACTAGTTTATAATATCTTGCATCTATAATCTACTTTGGCAGCTTATATATATTTATTGGGCTCTCTGAATAATGTTTAGCCAATATGGTGGGAATCTTTtacaatgtaacaaccctgatctAAATCCTGTGTGTAGAACTTAATAAGATCTTATTATAGACGGTAAATTTAATGAAATTGGCGTGCATGAATATATATGAACTTCACATGTATGTAATTCATACAAGTTTTAGGTTTGTTTTACAAGACAATCTATTTTTTTAAGCCATCATTTTTTCTTAAAAAAGGCTGTTGATATGATAATATCAATGATAGtaatcttaaaacaaacactttccAATTTGAAATCTCTGCATCAATCTATTTCATCGTTTAATTTTATATAAGTTTGATATATATCAATATAATCCTTTAAAAATAGAGTCTTGTTTAGTTGGTTAAATTTTTGTCCATGTGTTTCTCTAATATATGTGAATATTCTTTCAGAGGCAACTGTCGAAGTTCTTCCTAGGCTTTTTAAAATAAAGTACGAAAGTGGTACTTTGGAGGAGCTCCTGTACGTTGATATGCCCAGAGAGTATCAAAACTCTTCGGGTCAAATTGTGCTTGATTATGCAAAAGCCATACAAGAAAGTGTTTTTGAGCAACTACGAGTTGTTCGTGATGGTCAACTTCGAATAGTCTTCTCAGCAGATTTGAAGGTgagatttttgttttcttcttgaaaagataTTGCTTAATTTTACTAAATCCATTTTCTTAATATAACGCAGATATGCTCTTGGGAATTTTGTGCTCGGCGTCATGAAGAGCTTATTCCTAGAAAATTGTTGATTCCACAGGTTTATAATTTTGAACTTTTGTATATACAACAAACTAGAGCTTAAAATGTTGTTTGGTTGTTGGCGAATGAGATTCTTACGTCCAATTATGCAAAAAATATTAAATCTCTTGATATCATTACTGAACTGTCATTTTTttgttgttttttgtttttttgttttttttttttgttgcaggTTAGTCAACTAGGTAATGCAGCTCAAAAATACCAGGCATCAACTCAAAATGCTTCAGCAAGCATATCTGTACCGGAATTGCAAAACAACTGTAACATGTAGGTCCCAAACTTGGCCTTTTAGTTTCTTGAATAATTTATTGGTTTACATGATTGTGTTACTTTTCTGCCCTATTTTAGTTGAAACCAGATTAAGAATACACTGTTACATTGTTTGATTTCGTATCATAAACGTTTAGGAAAAAAAAATTGAGAAATAGTCCTTTAGTATTTGCTTTGAAGAACGACCTCATACGGCTTTCTTTAATGTTATTTtccttcaaatatgtattttgaacCATGTATAGAAATAAGCTTAATATAATAACGTATACAATTATGATTTTGTAAACTGAAGTTGGTCTTTTGATATGTTACCAAATGTGTCGGCGTCCAGTCTACACTTTCCTAAATATATAGTGCAAACAATAAAAAATTTAGGCATAGCCAATCACTTCACAATATTGTCTGGATATTATTGTATGTATGCTACCGAAGTTAGGTATTGATAAGCCTTGTTGGCAtatattattacttaatatattGCTCAATAATTAAATCTGATGCAGCAGGTTTTTTGAGGTCTTTACCAAAAATCGATATTTAATGTCATTATCATCTTGATGGGCATTCTGTTTTTTTTCTTCTTAATATTGTTTACACACTTATTTTAGTTGTGTACTCTATATTTTTATAATCTCACTGCATGCCTTGGTTGTTTTAACAGGCAAAATCCGTAACATAATCTAATTTTTTGAAACCTTAAATAGGTACCCAGGCCAGTAAGGAGTAAAGTAATAAGACTTCAAATTCATtcattaaacgttggaaaaataaCAAACTATTGATCGGCTTATAAATCATATGAGAGATTAGGGTTAAAATGAGACATTTGAAAGAGAAACCTCTAATAAAACTATGTGCTATGAATAAGCCAGCTTAAATGAACTTTTAAAATGAACATTATATGACTCACAAAGATATAATCACTCATCCTTGTGTTGGATGATGACTTGCAGGTTTGTTGCTTCAGCTCGTCAGTTGGCAAAAGTACTAGAAGTACCGTTAGTCAATGATTTAGGATATACAAAGAGATATGTCCGATGTCTTCAGGTATAATCTTCTACAGTAATTAGTCGATGAGAAACTGTTTCTTTAAATTTGATTAGACATTAGACTTGTTCAAAGTATTGCTTGACATAAATGGTTGAATAGACTGTTACCTAAAAATTTCATTTTTTTATTCTTCTAATTGGTTATGGTTATGTAACATTATTCATTGCCTGGTTTGTGTGCAGATATCAGAGGTGGTTAATAGTATGAAGGATTTGATTGATTACAGCCGAGAAACGAGGACTGGGCCTATGGGTAAGTGTTTTAAACTTGTTATGCAATGTCCCCTGCGGTTTATATGAGGTTAATAATGTTTAATGAACGGTGCTTGCATATTTTTCAGTAGCTATAGATATATATATGGTAAATAGTTCTAATAAATTTACGTTTTTAAAGGTAAATCATTATTGTGAGTGCGTTGTAAATGGCATTAGATATTATATATTGTTTCATATTATTTGATAAAATCAGAAAGATTACCCACCCATTCAAATAAATGGCACAATAAATCACTACTCTATTTGGACAATGGATCTACCACTTTGGTCAAATATTAACCGCAATCAAAGTTGGTTAATATCCAACTAGTCCCCAACTTGAACAACTAGCCCCTTGAGGTCCGGAGCGACTAGTCCTCGACTAACGACTTTGATCACCTTGTTTGTTATCAAACGGGTTGAGTCGTTTGGCTGTGGGTTGAATGCATCAAATGGTTTTAAAAGTGCATAAAAGTCTCTTTTTACACTTTCAACCTTGTGTGTTATTGTATTAGACTTCTGGATTACATTGTTGCACATTGATTATGTTTTGAGGTTGTTTATGAGAGGGTAACATGTGTTTTTATTTGATACCAAACTTTCCCATTTTTTTCATATGTTTCCACTATAAATATACACAAGTCATTATATATTTTTTGCCTTGACAGAGAGCTTAGCTAAATTCCCCCGTCGGACATCATCAACATCTGGGTTTCATAGTCAACCTCAACAACCTGAAGAACAACAAAAGCACCAGCAGATGCAAACAACCGTTCAACCTACAACAAACAACGAAACACCTTCTATGCAAAATGCATCTGCAAACGGCATGATGCCAATTGTAAATAACTCTAACTCCGCACCTCAAACTACTATCGCCGGTTTGCTCAATCAAAACTCGATGAATGCTCGGCACCAAAATCCACTTATTACTAATGGAGATAATAGTTCCTATGGTGGAGCAACTGGCGGCATTCAGATTCCTTCACCTGGATCCTCCGGTGCGGTACCGCCACAATCGTTCCAGTTGCCGACAACGTCTATACCTAACAACGCCCCTCAAACTTTACATAACCGTGGT
This genomic interval carries:
- the LOC139902952 gene encoding transcriptional corepressor SEUSS-like yields the protein MVPPGQPTPLAGAQSIPSSMLRSNSSLLNGQGPSQSGFSSLVSPRNQFNNMNMLGNVPSVSSLLNQPSYGNGNSLRGMIDNGADSDPLSNIGNGMGFNSPSSSSLGQSNMVNTNVTGQLPGQHFSNAFANHQILPDQQQGQQRESPNLRQSQQQYSVPNNNHQQQQQYQTNQGGVGQVKMEPQVSNDQHGQNSQQMQALRNLGQVKMESQQVQTMRNVKMEPQHSDQSLFLHQQQQHQQQQQQQQQQQLLHMSRQSPQTSAQQMNLLNQQRFLQLQHQQQQQLLKSIPQQRSSLQPQFQQQNIPMRSPAKPVYEPGMCARRLTHYMYQQQHRPEDNNIEFWRKFVAEYFAPNARKKWCVSLYGNGRHTTGVFPQDVWHCEICNKKPGRGFEATVEVLPRLFKIKYESGTLEELLYVDMPREYQNSSGQIVLDYAKAIQESVFEQLRVVRDGQLRIVFSADLKICSWEFCARRHEELIPRKLLIPQVSQLGNAAQKYQASTQNASASISVPELQNNCNMFVASARQLAKVLEVPLVNDLGYTKRYVRCLQISEVVNSMKDLIDYSRETRTGPMESLAKFPRRTSSTSGFHSQPQQPEEQQKHQQMQTTVQPTTNNETPSMQNASANGMMPIVNNSNSAPQTTIAGLLNQNSMNARHQNPLITNGDNSSYGGATGGIQIPSPGSSGAVPPQSFQLPTTSIPNNAPQTLHNRGAHLNAATSPNISMGGDVDAANDSQSSVQKIIQEMMMSSSQLGGGGMGSDMKNSNDLIQVGSNSSGMVGNGGGMAGGGFGQAGMVNGMRNSLSMNGRVAMQMMNNHHHQHQQQQQQQQQQDLGSHLLNGLGAVNGFNNLPFDWKPSP